One genomic region from Actinocatenispora thailandica encodes:
- a CDS encoding M16 family metallopeptidase: MPALSARRVRIPTTSFPVEQFTLANGLRVVLAPDRSAPVVAVAVIYDVGIRSEPAGRTGFAHLFEHLMFQGSENLEKLAHFRYVQGSGGTFNGSTHLDYTDYYQFLPSNALERALFLEADRMRRPKITEENLRNQIDVVSEEIRVNVLNRPYGGFPWLRLPPVMFDTFPNAHDGYGSFVDLNAATVADAEDFFTTYYAASNATLALAGDFTVEQATELVRRHFADVPARPRPVRPSFAEPDLAAERRDSYVDERAPLPAFASAWRVPDPITDFDAYLPYVVLAEVLTDGDSSRLVERLVLKDRAVTGIGGYLGFMGEPFEVRDPTALVLSAHLPPGGAVDDVLRTVDEELDRLAGDGLAPGELDRTKARIATQLLRDLDPVLGRALRMGTIAQQRGDAALTNELPRLLGEVTEESIVSAAAALRPARRATVEVVPGGAK, translated from the coding sequence GTGCCCGCTCTCAGCGCCCGCCGCGTGCGGATTCCGACAACAAGCTTCCCGGTCGAACAGTTCACCCTGGCCAACGGCCTGCGGGTGGTGCTGGCTCCGGACCGCAGTGCGCCGGTGGTGGCCGTCGCGGTCATCTACGACGTCGGCATCCGGTCGGAGCCGGCAGGCCGCACCGGGTTCGCCCACCTGTTCGAGCATCTGATGTTCCAGGGCTCGGAGAACCTGGAGAAGCTCGCCCACTTCCGCTACGTGCAGGGATCCGGCGGCACCTTCAACGGATCCACGCACCTGGATTACACCGACTACTACCAGTTCCTGCCGTCCAACGCGCTGGAGCGCGCGCTGTTCCTCGAAGCCGATCGGATGCGCCGGCCGAAGATCACCGAGGAGAACCTGCGCAACCAGATCGACGTGGTCAGCGAGGAGATCCGGGTCAACGTGCTGAACCGGCCGTACGGCGGGTTCCCGTGGCTCCGGCTGCCACCGGTCATGTTCGACACCTTCCCGAACGCGCACGACGGGTACGGCTCGTTCGTCGACCTCAACGCCGCCACCGTCGCCGACGCCGAGGACTTCTTCACCACGTACTACGCGGCGAGCAACGCCACGCTCGCGCTGGCCGGCGACTTCACCGTCGAGCAGGCCACCGAGCTGGTGCGGCGGCACTTCGCCGACGTGCCGGCGCGGCCCCGGCCGGTGCGGCCGAGCTTCGCCGAGCCGGACCTGGCCGCCGAGCGACGTGACTCCTATGTGGACGAGAGGGCCCCGCTGCCGGCGTTCGCGTCGGCCTGGCGGGTTCCCGACCCGATCACCGACTTCGACGCGTACCTGCCGTACGTGGTGCTCGCCGAGGTGCTCACCGACGGCGACTCGTCCCGGCTGGTGGAGCGGCTGGTGCTCAAGGACCGGGCGGTCACCGGTATCGGCGGCTACCTCGGGTTCATGGGTGAGCCGTTCGAGGTCCGCGACCCCACCGCGCTGGTGCTGTCCGCGCACCTGCCGCCCGGCGGCGCGGTCGACGACGTGCTGCGCACCGTCGACGAGGAACTCGACCGGCTCGCCGGCGACGGCCTGGCCCCCGGCGAGCTGGACCGCACCAAGGCGCGCATCGCCACCCAGCTGCTGCGCGACCTCGACCCGGTGCTCGGCCGCGCGCTGCGAATGGGCACCATCGCCCAGCAGCGCGGCGACGCCGCGCTCACCAACGAGCTGCCCCGCCTGCTCGGCGAGGTCACCGAGGAGTCCATCGTGTCCGCTGCCGCCGCCCTGCGCCCCGCCCGGCGCGCCACCGTCGAGGTCGTACCGGGGGGCGCCAAGTGA
- a CDS encoding M16 family metallopeptidase: MSIPVPALTPARKLKLPRTAERTLANGLTVIAARRPAVPLVELRLRIPFAKTNVARGMLLAETLLSGTSELSNVELSAQLQRIGGQLGASADPDRLLLGGAALTSGLPRLLELLGLVLTDAVYPAGEVAAERDRLADQIQVAKTQPAYLAREALNRRVYGRHPYATQTAEPAQVAAVRPTALRALHAERVHPAGSVLVIVGDVPPAKALDAAEAALSSWNGGGKTVELPPVPPIEGGPVLLADRPGSVQSSLRVGLPAVGRTDPDHAALQLANLVFGGYFSSRLVENIREDKGYTYSPRSAVEHSAAGSAIVVSADVATEVTTPALVETWYELGRLASTPVGEDELEQARRYGIGTLQLSLATQAGLAGLMSSLAGSGLRLDWLTGHAERMASATTEQVSAVAAEYFAPTRAATVVLGDAKVVTPSLSAVFPLDPGDD, encoded by the coding sequence ATGAGCATCCCCGTCCCGGCGCTGACGCCGGCCCGCAAGCTGAAGCTGCCGCGTACCGCGGAGCGCACCCTGGCCAACGGGCTGACCGTGATCGCCGCCCGGCGCCCCGCCGTACCGCTGGTGGAGCTGCGGTTGCGCATCCCGTTCGCGAAGACGAACGTGGCGCGCGGCATGCTGCTGGCCGAGACGCTGCTGTCCGGCACCTCCGAGCTGTCCAATGTGGAGCTTTCGGCGCAGTTGCAGCGCATCGGCGGCCAGCTCGGCGCCAGCGCCGACCCGGACCGGCTGCTGCTCGGCGGCGCCGCGCTGACCTCCGGCCTGCCGCGGCTGCTGGAGCTGCTCGGGCTGGTGCTCACCGACGCCGTCTACCCGGCCGGCGAGGTGGCCGCCGAGCGCGATCGGCTCGCCGACCAGATCCAGGTCGCGAAGACTCAGCCCGCCTACCTGGCCCGGGAGGCGCTCAACCGCCGCGTCTACGGCCGCCACCCGTACGCGACGCAGACCGCCGAGCCGGCGCAGGTCGCCGCGGTCCGGCCGACCGCGCTGCGCGCCCTGCACGCCGAGCGGGTGCACCCGGCCGGTTCGGTACTGGTCATCGTCGGTGACGTGCCGCCGGCGAAGGCGCTGGACGCCGCCGAGGCCGCACTGTCGTCCTGGAACGGCGGCGGCAAGACCGTCGAGCTGCCGCCGGTGCCGCCGATCGAGGGCGGCCCGGTGCTGCTGGCCGACCGGCCCGGCTCGGTGCAGTCGTCGCTGCGGGTGGGGCTGCCCGCGGTCGGCCGCACCGACCCCGACCACGCCGCGCTGCAGCTGGCCAACCTGGTGTTCGGCGGATACTTCTCGTCCCGGCTGGTGGAGAACATCCGGGAGGACAAGGGATACACCTACTCGCCGCGGTCCGCCGTCGAGCACAGCGCCGCGGGCTCGGCGATCGTGGTGTCGGCCGACGTCGCCACCGAGGTGACCACCCCGGCCCTGGTCGAGACCTGGTACGAGCTGGGCCGGCTGGCGTCCACCCCGGTCGGCGAGGACGAGCTGGAGCAGGCCCGGCGGTACGGGATCGGCACCCTGCAACTGAGCCTCGCCACCCAGGCCGGGCTGGCCGGGCTGATGTCGTCGCTGGCCGGATCGGGGCTGCGGCTGGACTGGCTGACCGGGCACGCCGAGCGGATGGCGTCGGCGACCACCGAGCAGGTCAGCGCCGTCGCGGCGGAGTATTTCGCGCCGACCCGGGCGGCCACCGTGGTGCTCGGCGACGCGAAGGTCGTGACGCCGTCGCTGTCGGCGGTCTTCCCGCTCGACCCCGGCGACGACTGA